The region GATCTCCTGGAGCCGATCGCCGAGGCGCTCGAGGACTTCGGGAAGGTGACGCGCGTCGAGGACCGCTGGTTCTGGGCCCTCACCGATTATCCGGCGGCGGAGATCTCACTCCGCAACATGTCGGACGCGACCTTCACGATTCTCGAAAAGACCGACGAAGGGGAGCCGCGCACGATCGGGAACATCGACGCGATCAGCGCGCCCGAGCTTCTCTATCCGGAGGCGATCTACCTCCACGAAGGAGAAACGTACTTCGTAAGGGATCTCGACTGGGAGCAGAGGGTCGCGACCGTGGAGCGGAAGGAGGTCGACTACTACACGCAAGCGATCGTCGACTCCACGATCCGCCTCGGGAAGGTGCGCGAGAAGGGATCGCTTCGGGGAGGAGAGACGCTTCTCGCGGAGGCGACCGTGACATGGATGACGACCGGCTTCAAGAAGATCAAGTTCTACGGCCAGGACTCGATCGGATGGGGGAAGCTCGCGCTTCCGCCGCAAGAGCTCGAGACCGTGGCGCTCGGCATCGTTCCCGGCCCCGACGCGGCCGATCGTCTCGGGCGCTTCGGGCTCCGCGTGGCCGAGGGGCTCGCGGGTCTTCGAAACCTCCTCCTCGTCGTTCTCCCCCTGCACGCGATGTGCGACCCGAGCAACCTGGGCGGCGTCGTGGAGAGCTCAAACCTCGGGAGCGCCGCGCTCTTCATCTACGATCGATTCCCGAAGGGGCTCGGGCTCAGCGAAAGGGGGTTCGCGACGGTCGGGACGGTTCTCGCGGCGGCGCGCGAGCTCGCGGAAGGGTGCCCGTGCGCGGAAGGGTGCCCCTCCTGCGTCGGACAGCCGCGCCCGCCGCTCCTCCACCACGATCCGGACCTCATGCAGGGCTACCCGATCCCGAACAAGGAGGCGGCCCTTCGCCTTCTCGCGATCTTCGGGAGCGAAGTCGAATAGCGCCGCGCGCGAGGCCCCGCCCCCTCTTCGCCCTTGAGCGGAAACCGGTCCGAGACTAC is a window of Candidatus Eisenbacteria bacterium DNA encoding:
- a CDS encoding DUF1998 domain-containing protein; this encodes RYAREDLERRAKRLAGRIAVYRGGYLPEERREIERRLFSGDLLAVSSTNALELGIDVGSLGASILVGFPGTIASTWQQAGRAGRTEEEALAVLVAYNDPIDQYLIRHPGYFFGRTPEHATIDPENPYVLERHLRCAAHELPLGAEDAALFGDLLEPIAEALEDFGKVTRVEDRWFWALTDYPAAEISLRNMSDATFTILEKTDEGEPRTIGNIDAISAPELLYPEAIYLHEGETYFVRDLDWEQRVATVERKEVDYYTQAIVDSTIRLGKVREKGSLRGGETLLAEATVTWMTTGFKKIKFYGQDSIGWGKLALPPQELETVALGIVPGPDAADRLGRFGLRVAEGLAGLRNLLLVVLPLHAMCDPSNLGGVVESSNLGSAALFIYDRFPKGLGLSERGFATVGTVLAAARELAEGCPCAEGCPSCVGQPRPPLLHHDPDLMQGYPIPNKEAALRLLAIFGSEVE